In Pseudobacter ginsenosidimutans, the following are encoded in one genomic region:
- a CDS encoding sialate O-acetylesterase — MKKELLVCQIRSLCCFFVLTALLNTVSHAQDKKFHIYLCLGQSNMEGYARFGPQDTTVDERFQVMEAVDCPDLGRSMGKWYTARPPLCRCHTGLTPADYFGRKLVASLPADIRVGVINVSVGGCKIELFDKDICLSYIATAPDWLKNMANEYGGNPYARLVEMARLAQRDGVIKGILLHQGESNTNDTLWPSKVKKVYDNLLTDLGLPPGSLPLLAGELVHADQGGVCAGMNKTIATLPQLIPTASIIPSDGCPDAPDNLHFNAEGYRILGARYADKMLALLGYKNPH, encoded by the coding sequence ATGAAAAAAGAATTGCTTGTTTGCCAGATAAGATCATTGTGTTGCTTCTTCGTTCTTACTGCTCTGCTTAATACGGTTTCTCACGCTCAGGACAAAAAGTTCCATATTTATTTATGTCTGGGACAATCGAACATGGAAGGATATGCCAGGTTCGGGCCGCAGGATACAACTGTGGATGAGCGCTTCCAGGTAATGGAGGCAGTGGATTGTCCTGATCTGGGCAGGTCCATGGGAAAATGGTATACTGCCAGGCCCCCTTTATGCCGTTGCCATACCGGCCTCACCCCGGCTGATTATTTCGGAAGGAAACTGGTGGCCAGCCTGCCTGCTGATATCCGCGTTGGTGTGATCAATGTATCTGTCGGTGGCTGTAAGATAGAATTGTTCGATAAGGATATCTGTCTTTCCTATATAGCTACTGCCCCGGATTGGTTAAAGAATATGGCGAACGAGTATGGCGGTAATCCCTATGCACGTTTGGTGGAAATGGCCAGACTGGCGCAGCGTGATGGTGTTATCAAAGGCATCCTGCTGCATCAGGGGGAATCCAATACAAACGATACATTATGGCCTTCGAAAGTAAAAAAGGTATACGACAATCTTCTCACAGACCTGGGACTGCCACCCGGTAGCCTGCCACTGCTGGCCGGAGAGCTGGTTCATGCAGACCAGGGCGGTGTGTGTGCAGGCATGAACAAAACCATTGCCACACTTCCCCAACTGATTCCAACGGCTTCGATCATACCGTCGGACGGATGTCCGGATGCTCCCGATAATTTACACTTCAATGCAGAGGGATACAGGATCCTGGGAGCCCGTTATGCAGACAAGATGCTGGCTTTGCTCGGATACAAAAATCCTCATTGA